The following are encoded in a window of Podospora pseudoanserina strain CBS 124.78 chromosome 6, whole genome shotgun sequence genomic DNA:
- a CDS encoding hypothetical protein (EggNog:ENOG503P5DQ; COG:S) has translation MKPRPGLPTDIEALTDVIIRTMPLDPQWDYRFPYRHEYPEDHYKFTRLLFEYFLDPAYDDWQVMVVEDSLETGCEDRRVVSFSVWDVSYRNKKRYGPGYVTQDPVTEVEKQGGRARRDANHKHFQEFWKGQIRAYKMFFGKIGPDQIHLQILATLPEFQRRGHASSLCKWGMKMVHQERLKDISVMASPMGHSLYTWLGFSLVGTFHIQVAGEEEMLTLHAMKYVPDSKVLRVVADNGQCDLM, from the exons ATGAAGCCTAGACCCGGCCTCCCGACCGACATCGAGGCTCTTACAGATGTCATCATCAGAACTATGCCGCTAGATCCGCAATGGGATTACCGGTTTCCGTATCGCCATGAGTATCCTGAGGATCACTACAAATTCACGCGCTTGCTATTCGAGTACTTTCTTGATCCGGCCTACGACGACTGGCAGGTCATGGTAGTGGAGGACAGCCTGGAGACAGGCTGCGAGGATAGACGGGTGGTCTCGTTCAGCGTCTGGGACGTTTCTTATCGCAACAAGAAGCGATACGGGCCCGGCTATGTAACCCAGGATC CTGTCACCGAGGTGGAAAAGCAGGGGGGCAGGGCACGCCGGGACGCGAACCACAAGCACTTTCAGGAGTTCTGGAAGGGTCAAATCCGAGCCTACAAGATGTTCTTTGGCAAGATCGGGCCCGACCAGATTCACCTCCAGATTCTTGCCACGTTGCCCGAGTTTCAGCGACGTGGTCATGCCTCCTCGCTCTGCAAATgggggatgaagatggttcATCAAGAGCGCCTGAAAGATATTTCAGTCATGGCCAGTCCCATGGGCCACAGCCTATACACCTGGCTGGGGTTCAGCCTTGTGGGCACGTTTCATATTCAAGtggctggcgaggaggagatgttgaCACTACACGCCATGAAATACGTCCCCGATTCGAAAGTCTTGAGGGTCGTGGCAGATAATGGTCAGTGTGATTTGATGTGA